Genomic window (Streptomyces cadmiisoli):
GTCCGCCGCGGAGGCCGAGCGCTTCCAAGAGCAGCTCGACAGCAATCCGTTCCTGACGTTCGGGCCGCGCTGGCGCTGCCTTCGCGAGGCGTGGATCGGCGCCGACGAGGAACTCGTCCGCCTGGTCCCGGCCGAGGCGGACGGCACCGACTGGCCGCTGCATCCCGCGCTGCTGGACGTGGCGACCATGCCGGTCGGGCCGGGCGGCGGCGGTACCCGGCTGCCGATCGGCTACGGCCGCGTGCGCATCCACGCGCCGCTCGACTCCGCGGTGTGGGTGCACCGGTGGCGCGACGGCGCGCACGACGACACCGCGGCGGTCGTCTCCTGGGACTTCGTGGTCACCGATGACGGTGGACGGCCGCTCGTGACGGTCGCCGACTTCATGCTGCGCGCCGTCGATCCGGACGCGATTCGCGCGGCGGTCGCCACGACGCCGGAGCCCGCCGCGCCGGACGCCGGTCCCGCGGACCCCTGGGCGATCCAGCCCGCCGACGGCCTGGACGCCCTGCACCGGGTGGTCGCCGCGGCGCCGGCGGCACACGTGCTGATCACCCCGGGCCGGTACGACGCCATGCTGCGCGGCAGCGCCGAGCGGGCCCGGCGGGCCCTGGCCGTGCTGCGCGGTGAGACCCCCGAACCGGTCGCCGCCGGACCGTCCGAGCGGGGCACGTCCGGCGGCGACGACCTGACGGCCACGGTCAGCCGGGTCTGGTCGGCGGTCCTCGGCGAGGAAGACATCGCCGACGACGACAACTTCTTCGAGCTGGGCGGGAACTCGCTCGTGGCCGTGCAACTCGTCGCGCAGATCCGCAAGGCCACCGGGGTACGGCTGCCGATGCGGACGCTGTTCGACGCCCCCACGGTCGCGGGCATGGCCGCACGCATCGCCGAACTGCGGACGGCACAGCCGGAGTCGGCGACCGTGCCGGCCGCGCCGCAGGCGACGACGATTCCGGTCCTGCCGCGCCCGCGCCCGAGCTGAACGGGGGCGGGCCTGCGGTCAGGGCCGGCCGGGCGGCTCCGGATCGATGATCTGGAGCCGCAGCTCGGAGGAGTACCGCCGGCCCTGCCCGTCGGCCAGCCAGGCGTGCTCGGCCGTGGGCAGCGCCTCGGTGACGATCACCTCCACGTCGTCGCCGCCCTTGGCGCGGGCCCCGCGCAGCATGGTGCAGAGCAGGCGCACGTACACCGGGCTGGTGAAGTCGACGAACTGGGGCTTGATGTCGGTGGCGACCCGGACGTAGACCTGCTCGGGCATGTCCTCGGCCCGCCGCCAGCGGCGGGCCGCCACGAACCGCTGCTGCTCGCCGGTGACGTCGGCCAGCCCGCCTGCGCCGATCGTGGACCGCCAGGTGCGGCGGACGAGCACGAGGTCGTCCACCGTGATCCGCGGCGTGTGCCCGTCGGCGCCGGCCAGCTTCCAGGTGTCGAACGCCTGGAGGCCCAGCATGTTCGCGAAGACCTCGAGGATGGGCCACTGCCGGCCGTCCTCCGCCCGGGCGACGAGCCCGTCCGGGGTGTCGGTGACGGTCAGGGCGGTGACCGGCACGAGCCGGTCGGGGTCCGCCCCCGGGGCCGGGACGAAGCCCAGTTCCACATCGTGCGGCCCGTTCATCCAGTACGCGTTGCGGGAGCAGTGCCGCGGCCAGTCGTGCGGCAGCAGCAGCCGGACCCGGCTGTCCGGCAGGTCGGCGGCGAGGGCCTCGCGCAGCACCTGGGGTGCGGGGTGCCCGAGGGCGAAGAACTGCGTGTCGAACGCCGCGGAGGCGATGTGCAGCTCGCCGAGCACAAGGGTGTAGTCGCCGCGGGCGAGCGCCTCGGCGTCGGTGGCGCACAGGTGGACGTCCGGGCTGTGCACCCGTGCCTCGGACCAGCCCGGCCGGTCGGCGGGGAACGCCTCGGCGGCCCGGGCGCCGAGTTCCTCGGCAGTGAACCGCAGTTCGGCGGTGCCGGGGCCGACGTCCTCCAGGCCGAGCACGGCAGTCCACCGGCGCAGGAAGTCGGCGACCACCGGGTCCGCGGGCCGCTCGTCGCCGAAGACCAGCGCCTGGGCCATGAACCACAGCTCCCGCAGCGGCACCTCCGCTCCCCCGGCGTCGGCGGCCAGTTCGCGGTACAGCTCGGTAAGCGCGGCAGTGTAGGCCGCCGCGATCCCGGCCGACAGCCAGCGCGCCGACTGGAGCAGCGGCGCCAGGCCGGCCAGCCGGGCCAGCACGTCGCCGCCGACGGTGACGTCCAGGTCTCGGACGCTGTCCAGGTGGC
Coding sequences:
- a CDS encoding lantibiotic dehydratase is translated as MTNVSDHLVPLPGTTWNVWRHTLVRSAGFPADGVAAFCAPELARTVDRYLEDADEAARVDTAFADAMTRLGRAVHDVCADPLFRQAVTWQNPGALSSVAGVLRDGPAARRNERRRRREEIVAKYWQRYCTKNDTIGFFGPMCWSTVDNGGPRLEVRHGPALVRDTAVHFEWWALDALAAHLATDERLRPWLPVARQPQLRLDGRRLVWPNRPPQDLPAGAAELVARCDGRRRAGELAAGLTAAGTFRRPADVYAQLDELAAAGILRLGFDLPMDLGAERLLREQLDGIGDAEARERALATMDRLCDARDAVAAADGPDELANSMAVLEDTFTRITGQDARRRPGETYAGRTLCHLDSVRDLDVTVGGDVLARLAGLAPLLQSARWLSAGIAAAYTAALTELYRELAADAGGAEVPLRELWFMAQALVFGDERPADPVVADFLRRWTAVLGLEDVGPGTAELRFTAEELGARAAEAFPADRPGWSEARVHSPDVHLCATDAEALARGDYTLVLGELHIASAAFDTQFFALGHPAPQVLREALAADLPDSRVRLLLPHDWPRHCSRNAYWMNGPHDVELGFVPAPGADPDRLVPVTALTVTDTPDGLVARAEDGRQWPILEVFANMLGLQAFDTWKLAGADGHTPRITVDDLVLVRRTWRSTIGAGGLADVTGEQQRFVAARRWRRAEDMPEQVYVRVATDIKPQFVDFTSPVYVRLLCTMLRGARAKGGDDVEVIVTEALPTAEHAWLADGQGRRYSSELRLQIIDPEPPGRP